One window of Bacteroidota bacterium genomic DNA carries:
- a CDS encoding aromatic ring-hydroxylating dioxygenase subunit alpha, which yields MIKDQWYAVLDSKEIKSQKAYAVKRLGEKMVFWRDASGKICCISDICCHRGVSLGAGNVIGNHVECPFHGFQYDYSGKVVLIPANGKNAAVGQQYKVKSYIVRELHGLIWLYWGEAKENIPDPYFFEYLKTGFSYGTFIDHWNVHYSRAVENQLDVVHLPFVHRTTIGRGNKTLVNGPVVEREGSLLRFFLDNRVDNGTTVPLKPEQMPGYKDLFCLEFNFPNIWQNLISDKVRAFAAFVPVDDENTIVYIRFYQKISKLPVIRNIINWFGVRSSIIILRQDKRVVITQLPKKSEMMMDEKLIMGDAPIIEYRKYRHELKSAIRN from the coding sequence ATGATAAAAGACCAATGGTACGCTGTTCTTGACTCGAAAGAGATTAAATCGCAAAAAGCATATGCCGTTAAAAGGTTAGGCGAAAAAATGGTTTTTTGGCGTGATGCTTCCGGCAAAATTTGCTGCATCAGCGATATTTGCTGCCATCGGGGCGTTTCGCTGGGCGCAGGAAATGTAATTGGCAATCATGTGGAATGCCCGTTTCATGGCTTTCAGTACGATTATTCAGGCAAAGTTGTGCTCATCCCGGCAAACGGAAAAAATGCTGCAGTGGGGCAGCAGTATAAAGTCAAATCCTATATCGTGCGCGAACTCCACGGACTAATATGGCTCTACTGGGGAGAAGCAAAAGAGAATATTCCCGACCCCTACTTTTTTGAATATCTTAAAACGGGTTTTTCTTACGGTACGTTCATAGACCACTGGAATGTACATTATTCAAGGGCTGTAGAGAATCAACTGGATGTTGTGCATCTGCCATTTGTACATCGCACTACCATTGGTCGAGGCAATAAAACACTTGTTAACGGACCGGTAGTTGAACGTGAAGGAAGTCTGTTGCGTTTCTTTCTCGATAATCGTGTCGATAACGGGACGACCGTTCCGCTTAAACCTGAGCAGATGCCCGGTTATAAAGACCTGTTCTGCCTTGAATTTAATTTCCCGAATATCTGGCAAAATCTGATTTCCGACAAGGTGCGTGCTTTTGCGGCCTTTGTTCCGGTGGATGACGAAAATACCATTGTTTATATTCGTTTTTATCAGAAAATTTCAAAGCTTCCAGTAATCAGAAATATAATAAACTGGTTCGGCGTACGCTCAAGCATTATTATTCTGAGACAGGACAAACGTGTTGTGATTACTCAATTGCCAAAGAAATCGGAGATGATGATGGATGAAAAACTTATCATGGGCGATGCTCCAATTATTGAATACCGCAAATACCGCCATGAGCTGAAATCCGCTATTCGTAATTAG